The following coding sequences are from one Microtus pennsylvanicus isolate mMicPen1 chromosome 1, mMicPen1.hap1, whole genome shotgun sequence window:
- the LOC142839936 gene encoding diacylglycerol O-acyltransferase 2-like — MKTLITAYSGVLRGERPAEAAHSENKNGGSALSCEGSGRWGVACSVILMCTFCTDCWPLAVLYFTWLAFDWNTPKKGGRRPQWVRNWAVWRYFRDYFPIQLVKTHNLLTTRNYIFGYHPHGILGLGAFCNFSMEATEVSKQFPSIRPYLAKLAGNFQMPVLREYLMSGGICPVNRDTIDYLLSKKGSGNAIIIVVGGAAESLSSMPGKNAVTLWNCKGFVKLALRLGADLVPTYSFGENEVYKQVIFEEGFWGRWVQKKFQKYIGFAPCIFHGQGLFSSDTWGLVPYSKPITTVVGEPITIPKLEYPTQKDIDMYHAMYMEALVKLFDNHKTKFGLPEMEVLE; from the exons ATGAAGACCCTCATCACCGCCTACTCCGGAGTCCTGCGGGGTGAGCGTCCGGCCGAAGCTGCCCATAGCGAGAACAAGAATGGAGGATCTGCCCTGTCATGCGAGGGGTCTGGGCGATGGG GAGTGGCTTGCAGTGTTATTCTCATGTGCACCTTCTGCACCGACTGCTGGCCGTTAGCTGTGCTCTATTTCACCTGGCTGGCCTTTGACTGGAACACGCCCAAGAAAGGTGGCAGGAGACCGCAGTGGGTGCGGAACTGGGCCGTGTGGCGCTATTTCCGAGACTACTTTCCCATCCAGCTGGTGAAGACGCACAACCTGCTGACCACCAGGAACTATATCTTTGGGTACCATCCCCATGGCATCCTGGGCCTGGGTGCCTTCTGCAACTTCAGCATGGAGGCGACCGAAGTTAGCAAACAGTTTCCCAGCATAAGGCCCTACTTGGCCAAGTTGGCTGGCAACTTCCAGATGCCTGTCCTTCGGGAGTACTTGATGTCTGGAGGCATCTGCCCTGTCAACCGAGACACCATAGACTACTTGCTTTCAAAGAAGGGGAGTGGCAATGCTATCATCATCGTGGTGGGAGGTGCAGCCGAGTCCCTGAGTTCCATGCCTGGTAAGAACGCAGTCACTCTGTGGAACTGCAAGGGCTTTGTAAAGCTGGCCCTGCGCCTTGGAGCTGATCTGGTTCCCACCTATTCCTTTGGAGAGAATGAGGTGTACAAGCAGGTGATCTTTGAGGAAGGCTTCTGGGGCCGCTGGGTCCAGAAGAAGTTCCAGAAGTATATTGGTTTTGCCCCGTGCATCTTCCATGGCCAAGGCCTCTTCTCCTCTGACACCTGGGGGCTGGTGCCCTACTCCAAGCCTATCACTACTGTTGTGGGTGAGCCCATCACCATCCCCAAGCTGGAGTACCCGACCCAGAAGGACATCGACATGTACCACGCCATGTACATGGAGGCCCTGGTGAAGCTCTTTGACAATCACAAGACCAAATTCGGCCTTCCGGAGATGGAGGTGCTGGAGTGA